Proteins encoded in a region of the Muntiacus reevesi chromosome 19, mMunRee1.1, whole genome shotgun sequence genome:
- the COX7A2 gene encoding cytochrome c oxidase subunit 7A2, mitochondrial: protein MLRNLLALRQIAKRTISTASRRQFENKVPEKQKLFQEDNGMPVHLKGGIADALLYRATMILTVGGTAYAMYELAVASFPKKQD, encoded by the exons gctCTCCGTCAGATTGCTAAGAGGACCATAAGTACTGCTTCACGCAGGCAGTTTGAAAATAAGGttccagagaaacaaaagctGTTTCAG GAGGATAATGGAATGCCAGTGCATCTAAAGGGTGGCATAGCTGATGCCCTCCTGTACAGAGCCACCATGATTCTCACAGTTGGTG ggacGGCATATGCCATGTATGAACTGGCTGTGGCTTCATTTCCCAAGAAGCAGGATTGA